In one window of Tumebacillus algifaecis DNA:
- a CDS encoding helix-turn-helix domain-containing protein, with protein MMSLGQRVRELRLKKGTTQIELASGICTPSLISQIESDRARPSYKTLVAIANRLEVPLEQLLKEVNLDLEYSSKYKLAMSMVRAKEFQTAMPLLHDLLEHTQHRIPQENLQIEFARCHIALGNLLEAEKVLNQLYQICNTGRNNHLLAEVMLALGQVALLKNEYPISLFHTSRAWDEVQRVEDLDADFQAKILMQFATLHERMGKGSEAVEYYEQALLLNRCNGEERGKTYIRLAELYDRQKKYEQAEEYAMKAKVLLEEQANRQQCHAMQHRLVMLQRASSDWKMSVQKLLSIADQYERDGDKSKAGDIMADIAMICLEHNELDEAWAYAEKARMALSDTDPIIGKVHRVLSFVYFHHNDELKGEKHLTNAIKIFEQHGKMAELDEVNRQMCQYLDRKGEHQKAYERMVRFQQNLIEQLDQRGIVL; from the coding sequence ATGATGTCACTCGGTCAAAGAGTTCGTGAACTTCGCCTGAAAAAAGGTACTACTCAAATTGAGCTTGCTTCTGGCATATGCACACCATCTTTAATTTCGCAAATTGAAAGTGACCGGGCGCGTCCCTCGTATAAAACGCTGGTTGCGATTGCGAATCGCCTCGAAGTTCCACTTGAGCAACTCTTAAAAGAGGTGAATCTGGATCTCGAATACTCCAGCAAATACAAATTGGCGATGAGCATGGTCCGAGCGAAGGAATTTCAAACAGCCATGCCGTTGTTGCATGATCTATTAGAACACACACAGCATCGGATTCCACAAGAGAACTTGCAGATAGAATTTGCACGATGCCACATTGCGTTGGGGAATCTTCTTGAAGCGGAAAAAGTGTTGAATCAGCTCTATCAAATTTGCAACACGGGACGGAACAACCATTTGCTCGCTGAAGTGATGTTAGCTCTTGGGCAGGTCGCTTTGTTGAAAAATGAATATCCGATCTCACTCTTTCATACGAGCCGAGCTTGGGATGAAGTACAAAGAGTTGAAGATCTTGACGCAGATTTTCAAGCAAAGATTCTGATGCAGTTCGCGACCCTTCATGAGCGGATGGGGAAGGGTTCGGAGGCGGTCGAGTATTACGAGCAGGCATTGTTACTCAATCGGTGCAATGGTGAAGAACGAGGGAAGACATACATCCGTTTGGCAGAGCTCTATGATCGGCAAAAGAAGTATGAACAAGCAGAAGAATATGCGATGAAGGCAAAAGTGCTGTTGGAGGAACAAGCGAACAGGCAACAGTGCCACGCGATGCAACATCGCTTGGTCATGCTGCAACGTGCGTCGAGCGATTGGAAGATGTCCGTTCAAAAACTGTTATCCATAGCGGATCAGTATGAGCGAGATGGGGACAAATCTAAAGCTGGAGACATCATGGCAGACATAGCGATGATCTGCTTGGAACATAATGAACTAGACGAAGCCTGGGCATACGCAGAAAAAGCTCGAATGGCGCTTTCAGACACTGATCCGATAATAGGGAAAGTCCACCGTGTTCTCTCCTTTGTCTATTTTCATCACAATGACGAGTTGAAGGGAGAAAAACACCTGACCAACGCGATCAAGATTTTTGAGCAGCACGGCAAGATGGCGGAGCTTGACGAAGTGAATCGGCAAATGTGCCAGTACTTGGACAGGAAGGGAGAGCATCAAAAAGCATATGAACGGATGGTTCGATTTCAGCAGAACCTGATCGAGCAACTCGACCAGCGTGGGATTGTGTTGTGA
- a CDS encoding helix-turn-helix domain-containing protein: MSTVEYTASSTLAKIKLGRRISELMTEKGDAYSIRAFAEKIGMNRETFRQMLLGTRRIAPSELELISKGLNVSPERLKQEDTFQKEQELVKVLTGKKRTKVMLIRANALAMELVEVAKGMTERGNSLNLLGRVLFVQERFEEAHQTWLTAYEYAKSVETEFDDKQLLYLVTSNLMLTSSIRKEYSQIEEMLKLVEEVFSDDPNKLGRAYYTRMKMYEDRGELVQAKKLAYRSLELFEQTNDKKQIGHALINVAHYEYIAGDYKTSARLLVSAINTVQEFEGILILAVKEYVKSLLQLRDYDMAMQVLNEYESLAQEYPEYWGRLQVMQTVVRDDPSYAESVINNPNISQTLRYLACKSLMEYYFLKDDGESAIRYYEKSRMLSGTKSEFLNEEGF, translated from the coding sequence ATGTCTACGGTTGAATATACGGCAAGTTCGACGCTTGCCAAAATCAAGTTAGGGAGACGTATTTCAGAATTGATGACCGAGAAAGGCGATGCGTATAGCATTCGTGCATTTGCGGAGAAAATTGGGATGAATCGCGAGACATTCCGTCAAATGCTTCTTGGCACGAGACGTATTGCTCCTTCGGAATTAGAACTTATTTCGAAAGGGCTAAACGTGTCCCCTGAACGCTTGAAACAGGAGGATACCTTTCAAAAAGAGCAAGAATTGGTAAAAGTTCTGACTGGCAAAAAAAGAACAAAAGTGATGTTGATTCGAGCGAATGCCCTTGCAATGGAGTTGGTCGAAGTTGCTAAAGGCATGACGGAGAGAGGAAATAGCCTGAATCTTTTAGGCCGGGTCCTTTTTGTTCAAGAAAGATTCGAGGAAGCACACCAAACATGGTTGACTGCTTACGAGTATGCAAAAAGCGTTGAAACAGAATTTGATGATAAACAACTGCTGTATCTTGTTACCTCGAACTTGATGTTAACTAGCTCCATTCGTAAAGAATATAGTCAGATCGAAGAGATGCTAAAACTCGTTGAAGAAGTGTTTTCTGATGACCCAAATAAACTTGGGCGGGCGTATTACACTCGAATGAAAATGTACGAGGATCGCGGCGAGTTGGTACAGGCAAAAAAACTTGCGTATCGTTCACTGGAACTTTTTGAGCAGACAAATGACAAAAAACAAATTGGACACGCCTTAATTAATGTCGCGCATTATGAATACATTGCGGGTGATTACAAAACGTCTGCCAGATTGTTAGTTTCAGCAATCAATACAGTGCAGGAGTTTGAAGGTATACTGATCCTTGCAGTAAAAGAATATGTTAAGTCGTTACTGCAACTTCGTGATTACGACATGGCGATGCAAGTTCTAAATGAATACGAGTCACTTGCACAGGAGTATCCAGAATATTGGGGACGTTTACAGGTGATGCAAACTGTCGTCAGAGATGATCCGTCTTATGCAGAGTCGGTAATTAATAATCCGAACATTAGCCAAACGCTCCGTTATCTCGCTTGTAAATCACTGATGGAATATTATTTTTTGAAAGATGACGGAGAAAGTGCGATAAGATACTATGAAAAGAGTCGTATGCTTTCTGGTACCAAAAGTGAGTTTCTAAATGAGGAGGGATTTTAG